The genomic DNA AGCACAAGGTTCCAGGTTCTGAGATTGTCCTAAACAATCAATTTTCAAAGTATAGAGTTCAGAGGTCAATATCAATGACTCAGAAGCACACGAGTTGCCATCTCTTTGAATATATTAATCCAAACTTGCAATAAGTCTAGTATCAACACATCCAATATGACTCTCACGCTCCTGTGTTGGGGTTCAAAACTAACATACAGACACTAGACTTCCTTGTAATCTGAATCTTAATATGAAATACACTTTAATGTAGAGTGGTTTTTTCAGCGCCCAATCACACAGAGATAAGTGATTGCTGTGGGCAATACAACTGTTATTCTTATTAGTACATGTAGCTGAGCAACCAAATTCTGCAGAGTGttgtaaatacatacatgtactacctggcattacaaaacaaatttagaAATACCTGATTGCTTTTTCTCTGAAGTGAACAGTGTCTGAATACGCGCTGAAGTACAACTGTTATGGACttattgctgtaatttttggaTGTAActcatttgacacaaaaatgTATGAACTGTGATAAatgctttgaattttttctaaatgttgtcatggaaactgcATGATTTGGCTGTATCATGTCAGGATGTGTATACTGTTGCGAGGCACCTGATCAATGAAAACAGGGAAGATTAGCATCGCCGAGAGTTTGCCAGTTTTTTGGAAGAAGACAACTTTTTAGTGACACCATTCCAGTACTTGATGTGCTATACCGGCCTGAAATGAGAGAATTGCCTGGTGCCCTTTTATTACTAGCAACTATGTAGAAATTGCTTTTTATGCCGTTGACTTTTAACAACCCCTAGTAGAAGAATTGGATTTCCAGCATGTTATGCTTTTGGTTTGCTAAAGACTGTCAGTTTGCTACTGTTTATTACGTGCATTGAAATGGTCACGGATATTTTTTTCCCATCTTGTTTTGTTGCTGCAGCTTCTGGTGGGGATTCCTTACTGTGCATTTTTCAATGGTTGTCACAGTAAGATGCACCTTGGGATAAGTATTCTGACTCCCAAACTTTgcttattgaatttcaactgtcactaaatattggataatttgttcCTGCAGTTACAAATTTCGTACggtgattttcattcttgattatgaagagatgatttaaagtttgagcaaaaactGTAAAGTGTTGAGGTGCATGCTACCTAAACCTCATTTCAAGAGGGTACTGCCTCACATTTTGGACAAATACTGCTTTTTGCATAGTAATATATAGAGACAGTTCATCTCATGCAAGATCAATGTTTTTTGCATTCCTTTTCCAGCAGTGATGAACTTCCTTCACCCAACATTTGTGAATGGTGAATTCACCTTCCAAGCTTCACCACTACGAAAAGTTTTTGTCGATGAGTGGATATCTGTCGAAGATTTTGAAACCCTGAAGTACTGCAGCATACACCAAAATGTactaaaatgaaaatcaagaattattaaccctttgagtgctggaatttttcccgccaaaattttagtgcaacattttaccaattttttatgtattttcctgTAAGTGTTTTGATCTTTTTGGGCCAAAtggatattacatttcattgactacagttttttatcaaaattttggcaaaaaatcagaaaaatgttaACTGGGGTGTATTTCAAAAAGTTGACAAGaactgactttggcactcaaagggttaatacttgTTCTTCCCTGTGAGTTGCATtctaaatatacatgtactatagtTCTCCGTACTTTTAATATGGCATCACCTGTCATTAAATAAACTGATTTTTCTCTGGTTTTTGTGACAGTTCACCATTCCCGATATATGATGGACATAATCCGGTTGTTATAAGTGCTATTTCCTGTGTTTAGGCATGGTGGTTAATgacacaaacaaatacaaaaaaaaattggacaaTGCAGAGTCGTAAACTTCAGGCTGTCCTCCCTGTTAGTCTTAGTAGTCCGTATATAACTGACATGATTTGTCCAGTCGCAAGGTAAATGTGAAATGTTTGGCAGGGATGCCATTGCGGTTACCTTGGTTTTTGGTAACATATAAGATTCGATTTGGTGACCTTTGTGGTTTTAGTAACCATTGTCATTCGATAAGAATTCCTGAGTCCATGTTGGCTGGCTCACGACAAGCAAGGAAATGAAAGCTCCATCCCACACTGTTGTTAGATCTGTGTCTCCGCTTTCTACTCAAAGGAGCTGATGCTTCCTCTCTGCACGTGTCTGGAAGGTGAACCCTCCATGTAGCCGTTCATTGTGCCGTTTTTGACGTGCAAGTTCTTATCCGTCCTCTCGTATTTCCTGGTGAGTAACACGAACACTAGGAGTGTGACGAACTGTATGCCACCAAGGAGGAAGAAGTAGTACTCAAGGTGGCTGTTGTTGATGTTTCCTGCGTCTGTTTTCTGCATCCAGTTGATGTGAGGCAGGGAGACGATGAAGAGGAGACCCGATCCAAAGAGGGATCCAATGCCACTGGATAGACAGAAGAGTCCCATGATAAGACCCTGCATTGATTTGGGAGCTTGGGAGTAGGCAAACTCCAATCCtacattgcaaaaaaaaatacacacacaaaatgttcAGAGGaacttacatacatgtaatatgttAAATGTAGCATAATCTGCATTGTCGCTTCAAAGGTAGGTGTACAACTTTTCAGGCAGCAATTGTGTTTTTTCAACCTGTCAGTTTTTTCCTTAAAGTGGCACtattgtcttcttgtaagttttTATACATCTTCTTTAGATGCCAACGgccaatattttatttattttctgatctTGAAATCTTGGAAATAAAAAAGAGTAGTTGGTTCAGGGTGCAATACTTAGAAGTAAACATTTCATAATTGTTTCTGATTATGAGCAAATGTACTCTGAAGGCAAGTTGTTGTTCTGACTGATGCTCTTCTAGGGAGTCTGTACTGATTGCTGATTGATGCTATTGATCATTCTAGGGAGTCTGTACTGATTAGTGCTATTCTAGGAAGTCTGTACTGATTGATGCTATTCTAGGGAGTCTGTACTGATTGATGCTATTCTAGGGAGTCTGTACTGATTGATGCTATTCTAGGGAGTCTGTACTGATTGATGCTATTCTAGGGAGTCTGTACTGACTGATGCTATTCTTGGAAGTCTGAACTTACTGCTGATAGATGCCATTCTAGGGAGTCTGTACTGATTAGTGCAATTCTACGGAGTCTGAACTGACTGCTGATAGATGCCATTCTAGGGAGTCTGTACTGATTAGTGCAATTCTACGGAGTCTATACTGATTGATGCTATTCTGGGGAGTCTGAACTGACTGCTGATAGCTGCCATTCTAGGGAGTCTGTACTGATTAGAGCAATTCTAGGGAGTCTGTACTGATTGATGCTATTCTAGGGGTCTGTACTGATTGATGCTATTCTAGGGAGTCTGTACTGACTGATGCTATTCTAGGGAGTCTGTATCGATTGCTGATTGATGCTATTGATAATTCTAGGGAGTTTGTACTGATTGATGCTATTCTAGGATATCAACAAGGACCTCTACACTGCCTTGGAGCAGGCTAACTGGGCCTACAATGTGTTGGTACTCTCTAATCGAGCTGACAATAGTTCAGAGACAAATGTTGGATCTTTGGAACCAACATTCAGCAGGCAATGGCATGGCAGTGAGGCACCTACCATATATATCAAGAAAAGATACCTTCAAATTCCTTAGTcactgcaaatttgcataatgtccaTACATGGGTAAAAGGGTCATGTCAGCCATGTTTACCTATGTAACATAAGTAGTGCCGTATACTTTTCATAATACATGTTCTTACATGTATGCAATAACTGTGAAAATCGCTGATTGGATACTTAAAAGGCCAATTGTTGAATTCCCTGATTTCTCTACACATGGTATTGTCTTATCTGGAATGGACCGTACTGTAGTTGTTAGAGGGTttaaacatgcaaatacctCCAAAGGAAGATCCATTAGATCTACTATTTATCAATGCCACTTAAAAAAATCTCACCTGCCACACTGGCAAAGACTTCACTTATCCCTATGAGGGTATATTGAGGAATTTGCCAGAATATCCACATGTTTGCACCGTAGTATGTAGTATCACTGATAGTCTGAGGCCATTCCCCGCAAGTCACGTCTTCGTAGCATGATCTCCGCTGCTGCTCCAGTATTCCGGCACTGGCCATGGCCATGGTGCTGAACACCATGCCAATGGCGATGCGCTTCAACATGGAGAGGTGGCAGCCGCGACGGTCCAGGCACGGATACACCAGACGATCCATGATCGGAATCAAGACAAGGAGAAGCAGAACGTCGAAAAGCATCAGCCAGGATGCCGGAACCTGCCAAATACAATAAGAATCAAGTTGCTAGTTCTCACATGCTACTTATTGTAATCTTTGATATGTCAGACAATgacttaatttcaataaagcAACTGATCTCCCTTGCTGTTCAGAGTGCATCATTTGAAAGCGTTGTTTGTGCTGACCTGGCGGTGgtgttttgactacatctgacctgctCCTAGACAGTGTTTCAACTTTCgtagagttgatttctttgtgatcGACTGATATTACTGCTAGACGACAGTTACACCTGACAAGTGTTGACAACTCCTCAATTTAGATGCTGTGTCTAGTTACCATATTGCCAACGATTCAACTCAAACCACTGTATTGATGTGAAACACTGGTGCCATAGAAGCATAAGTTATGGGGCGTACAATATAATTTTGTGTGTCTGATAGTTTCTGGGCATTATCCTCAGGATACCAAGTCTCATGACTGTTTCATGACTTTTTTCATGACAGCTTTTGAGTGGCATGCTCCAGATGTATGTTATTGTCGTGACCGGTACCATTCTATGAAGGCAATGAGAAGCACAACGCTACTACGTTGTGTGCCTTGGTGTGTGCTCACTGGGTGTAATACACCTCAGTATTTCATCTCTCACATTAGAAGAGTGTCAGAGCAACAGTTACGATCGTTGGATTCCAAACAAAGCAAGACTGTCAAAAGGAAAACTTCTCAAAAACAGTGGCCAGCTGTTTATAAATTCTACGGGAGCCACACAAAATCACAAAGTAAACTATTAATTGTATTTAAATACTATATTTAAGAGATGTGAAAAAGGCAATGCGACTTTACAGTATGGCTCAGCATAGAGAAAAGACTTCGTATTCACAATATCACTCAAAAAGTATGTTTGCTGTTGTGGATTTGAGGAAGATTTTGAGCAAATTTCACCATACCTGGAAGCCCTTCTCATAAGGAACTGCTGTTTGATACCCTGTCCCATTCAGCGCTGTGGAGTTTTGAGCATTGGGAGAGATTTTCATGTGCAGGCCCTGGATCAGGAATGTTGTCATCATCTGGAAGCAAAAGGAGAGTGTCGTTATATAGATCTTCTACAAAGAAATAAAAGCAGTCATCGTACTCTATAAATGTAAGTGTGCAGATCTCAACTCAATTGTTGGTGTTGGTCACAACGACTGTCAACgttggtttggtccaaacccattgttttcaatggtcaGCGGAGAATTAGCCTAGTCCCTAGACCAAGTATTTTTGCCTTCAGTGATTTTTGGACTTCGCCCATACTCCGTCCAGCTGCATGGTCGATGATAGAGCAAAACTTCTGACTTAAATGTGAATATGGTCTCCAACAGAGAACATGGTGTTTCTGTTAAAATGGTCCCTTCATGATTGGCCTATAATTAAATGGGTgttgctcattaatattcatttataGCAAAATTATGGCACACGTTCTCTGGCTTGCTTTTCTCACAGTAATTACTCCATAGCTACATCCCAAACAAGTCACatgaggtgggggggggggggggagtgaaGATCATTTTACCTGGAAGTAGACCATCCAATAAGGTATGAGTGCAAGGAAGACTGGAATAACTTTACTCAGGGACTTGACATCTTCAACACTGCTTTCATGGAAACATCCTCCGTACCTAATCTTGGCCATATCCAAGAAACCAGGTGGTGGAGTCACATCGAAAGGATGTTCACCCctgaaagaaggaaaaaaataatgtaaataaataacaaataaacaaacaaataaacagtaaTTACCTACATGTAATTTGGTGTGTCAATTACTCATATGTCTGCTGTACTGTAACAATGTTTTTCTCTTGTTGGACCTGCTATGGAGCATTTCTAATGCACACAGCAGATACACTGGTGATATGCGTACAAGTACTCTATTATTTGGAGTTATATTTCAaataacaaattgaaaacagttGAAGGCAAGTGTAATGTGAATGAAAATGCAGTAAAGACCGTCTCTTATACATGTAGCTTAAAAGGTTCAATTCCTGGTTCCACTCATACAAAATTCTGTCATCCTATCCTGGCCTGAACATCCAAGATGGTGAACCCTTCAAGTAAATGCAATACGTCAGGAGCACAACATGGTTGCTCAAAATAGGGctgtttgaaaattgatatcatCGTTCTCTCATTAagatgaaaaaacaaacatttgtcGCAAATTTCGATtaactttttttgaaatttcgctgcaagaatgacaaaaatcaacagAATATGCAACTACCACTATTACAATGAACACTAGAAAAGATATATTCACGGCTTTGACTAAAAGCTGCAACAACACCTGTGCACAAAACAccaacaaaatttgtttgaatttcTAGAAGCAGTGTCTCTGCAGCTAAATATTTAGCAGCACATGTGCAAACGTGAACAGCCCTGGCCCTACATGAATTCCTACCGCACTTACCGGTCATGCAGGTAGTCCCGCCTGCGTTTTCTGTTCCTGAAAGCGGTGCAGATGATTCTGAAGGTGTTAGTGAGCACACTCCCGGCCGGTTTCTTCACCAGGTAGCAACACCGACCCACTACGAAGACCAGGAAGGCTAAGATGACGGCCACCGCCGGGATGAGAAACCCGATGTAAAAGTTAATGTTCTGTTGGATGTATGCCACAAGGCCCAGGGCTATCAGTGAACCCAGGTTGATAGACCAGTAGTACCAGTTGAAGAAAGCTCTGGTCAATTCTGGACCCTCATGCTTGACCTGTTCAGAAAACCAAAATGAAATTCTGCATATTATGTATATGTTgattttgatgtcaaatattatgcaaatcaaTTTGAATACATATGGTTCCAAACAACACCAATAAAACTGATTtgatttgacagaaatgttgaaaaatagcaggcattgttattgttttgcATGTACAGTAGTATGTATGCAATGTACACGCTCTGTGTTTACTACGGTGTTGTTTTCTATCATACTTTGTTATACACATGTCGTGACTTGATCATCTGATCAAAACATATCTTCTTATAAATGAAAACTTGAATGCCGTTTTACTTTTCTTTCAGAAAGAAGAAGTCATGACCCTGTAGTAATGTAGCTATACAATCCTGTAATCATTTATTTCTGAACAAAGCTTTTGGCTACAAGGGCCAGGAGCTGTTATGTTCAattatttttcactattttggtTTTTAATTAATGTCAACAAGAGTTTCTTGTATTGACCCTTTAAGTTGAGATTTCTGTGCTAAAGACAACTGGCCTATAAACACGAATCTGTGaagatttgttttattcaaatacatgtatatacatgtagcttAGAAGGCCATTTTCTTTGGtctgctacatgtacatgttcttCATGGTTGAATATTGACAGAAAAGTGGAAGTTAAAAAGGGTGAAAAATTGAgaccaaaataaattgaaagtcATCGCGAAATAGTGATGTGAGTTGTCTTCACATCAGCCAGACTTTAATTGAAAAAACATGAATTGTTATAATTTTGGGATCAAAGTGAACGGTATGATTCATGAGACACTGAACAATCAAGAGCAAACTGTTTCCACAAAAGTTTTTTATCTGTTCGTCATCTGGACGTCTAGATAACGCAGTAAAAGCAATGAAGGTAAGGGTGACATCGGATATGAACACGCTTCATCACCATACATATACATGGACAAACAATGCACATTGTAGTGTCATGTATTTTGTAGACTTTGGTATGTGGTTATGAATGTACCTGTGTATGAAGAGAT from Ptychodera flava strain L36383 chromosome 12, AS_Pfla_20210202, whole genome shotgun sequence includes the following:
- the LOC139145399 gene encoding solute carrier family 15 member 4-like, whose product is MDRTERKPLLSRQRSTESDVFVHRSKPRRVFACTSVLVTECLERVAFYGVTANIVLFLNHRPFDWLAQNAASALFFLMGLLYVMSVLCGWLADTTLGRFKTIALSFIIYMVGIAFLPFLGYGSEPENDEFLTKMCGEHDWYDLQDEVPTPSNKWTWTMFEEYCAWAVFLSLFIISVGAGSIRANLAPFGADQVKHEGPELTRAFFNWYYWSINLGSLIALGLVAYIQQNINFYIGFLIPAVAVILAFLVFVVGRCCYLVKKPAGSVLTNTFRIICTAFRNRKRRRDYLHDRGEHPFDVTPPPGFLDMAKIRYGGCFHESSVEDVKSLSKVIPVFLALIPYWMVYFQMMTTFLIQGLHMKISPNAQNSTALNGTGYQTAVPYEKGFQVPASWLMLFDVLLLLVLIPIMDRLVYPCLDRRGCHLSMLKRIAIGMVFSTMAMASAGILEQQRRSCYEDVTCGEWPQTISDTTYYGANMWIFWQIPQYTLIGISEVFASVAGLEFAYSQAPKSMQGLIMGLFCLSSGIGSLFGSGLLFIVSLPHINWMQKTDAGNINNSHLEYYFFLLGGIQFVTLLVFVLLTRKYERTDKNLHVKNGTMNGYMEGSPSRHVQRGSISSFE